GGAACCTCTGGAGCTGACTCCAGTGCCAGCCGAGGCTTGGGGATGGGCCACACCACCACTGACCAAGGTCTTTTATGGCCCCTGGGCCAGCCCTGTCTGGTTGCTGGACCCCTCAGGGTGATGCTCGGGTGTCTGGGCAGTGGGCAGTGAGGTCCCTTAGCCTGCACATGGCCCAGGGCTTGCTTCAGGGACACTGTGGGGCAGGCTTCCAGCACCAGGTGCAGTGGCGCCCCCACTGCCAGCTCCTGGGGACAGAGGCGGGCAGCCCAGGGCTTCTTCAGGACAAATGGGGTGGAGAGAGGGGCCTAAGGACTGGCCCAGGGAAGGGATGCCCCCACATGAGTATCAGAAGTCCTCTTCAGATCTGGGGAGTCAGCACAGGTGTGTGTCCAGACGCACTGACTAGAGATGCTAGCTGcagaaaaaagacatatgcacccctatgtttattgcagcactatttacaacagccaagacatggaagcaacctaagtgtccaccagtagatgaatggataaagaagaggtggtacatatacacaatgaaatattattcagccataatcagtaaacaaatcctaacatttgcaacaacatggatggagctagagggtgttatgctcagtgaaataagtcaggcagagaaagacaagtaccaaatgactttcctcatttgtggaatataacaacgaagcaaaacagatggaacaaaatagcagcagactcccagactccaagaagggactagtggttaccaaaggggaggggtgggagagggcaggtggggagggagggagaaggggattgtgggtatcatgattagtgcacatggtgtgtgtgtggtcatggggaagacagtgtagcacagagaagacaagtagggactctgtggcatcttactacactgatggacagtgattgcaatggggtatggggagggactcgataataagggtgattccagtaaccactttgtttttcttgtgaaaccttcataagagtgtgtgtcaatatcttaatgaaaaacaaaacaaaaaaccccataaaaacaaaaacacatatgcacccctatgtttatcgcagtactatttacaatagtgaaggtatggaagcaacctaagtgtccatcagtagatgaatggataaagaagatgtggtgcatatacacgatggaatattattcagccataatcagtaaacaaatcctaccatttgcaacaacatggacagagctagagggtgttatgctcagtgaaataagccaggcggagaaagacaagcaccaaatgatttccctcctctgtggagcataagaacaaagaaaaaactgaaggaacaaaacagcagcagaatcacagaacccaagaatggactaacagttaccaaagggaaagggactggggagggtgggtgggaagggagggataagggtggggaaaaataaagggggccttatgattagcatgtataatgtcgggggcacagggacggctgtgcaacacagagaagacaagtagtgattctacagcatcttactacgctgatggacagtgactgtaatggggtttgtgggggggacttggtgaagcggggagcctagtaaacataatgttcctcatgtaattgtagattaatgataccaaaaaaaaaaaaaaatgatgccaaCAGCAACCGCGCCTGCCCCATCCCAACTCAGCGCCAGCCCCCGCCTGATCCCCCTCATCAGCGTCCCCAGCCCTACTGGGGACTCCCCAGCAGTGGGGAGCCCTCCGACGGCCCTCCCCAGCGCTCCGGGCGCTTCCCCAGCTCCCGCGCCCACGGCTGCCCCAGCCCGAGGCCCTCGCGGGCGGGAAGGCGGCCCCACGGGCAGGCCGGATGGCCCCTCGCTCCTGAGCCCTCCCCCCGCGAGGGCACCGCCCCGGGCGCAGGCCTGCCGCCTCCCACCAGGGCTCCAGGCCACTGGGGTCCCCGCCACCCTGAGGTCTGGGTCCCTCGCCCTGTCCCACCAGGCTAGGCCTTGGCCGCCTCTCGGCTTCCAGCGGGACTGGGACTGCCCGGGCCGCCCCCTTTCCCCGGGCCCCCCGGCGGCCCGCCCCCCGAGCCGGGCGGGAGAGGAGAGCGTGGGGCGGGGGAGTCGGCTTCCCGGGGGTCGCGGGGAGGCCGAGCCCGCCACCCCTTCCCCCCTACCGGGAGGGCGCTGCCCCAGAGAACCGCTCTCTTCCGTCTGTCCGGGTGTCCCAGTGGGAACCGCTCCTTCTTCCTCCGCTGCCTCAGGCCGGTTCGGAacaccccccccgcccccccgccccccccgccCGAGGCGCCGGGCGGTGGGGCGCGGGCGGAGGAGAGAGCAGGGAACTCGCGCCCCGGACCCgcctgctccctcctgcccccacagagAAGGCGGGGCTCTGGAGGCCACACCTGAAAGGACCCCCGGGAGTGCCCAGGACCGGAGCGGGAAGCCTGGGCAGGGAGGGCACCCTGGGGCATCTGGTtggcagccccccaccccaggtgtGCTGGTCAGGCCCTGGCCCTCGGTGCCAAGGAGTGGGTCTCCCGGGCCAGCTGTGGCTGCCTGGTCACCTGAGAGCACCCTGGTCTGCTGAGGCAAGGGGCACCAGGATGAGGACGATGCGCACGCATCTGCATTAAGGCCAAGCTGGTGGTCCGCAAAAGGCCAGGTCGGAGACCGAATACCGGGGTGTGGGGTTTGACGAAAGGCTGGGCAGAAAGGAGGGCAGAGACCAGGCCAGTATGGTGGTGGTGGGCAGTGGCCTCAGGCCCGGACAGGGCCCTCTGCTGATGCCGCCATGCCCAGGACCCTCGCGGGACACACGGGCCACTCTGCAGTgtgtctggggctgggggcaccTGTCCACGGGGGCCCCAGgcacctcccagccccagccttaCCCACCACCTTCCTCGTGGCACCTGCTGAGTGAGGCTGACAGCAGACGGGTGGGAGCTGCAGGGGGGCCCCAGGGCAGGCCCTCTGCACACACCCTGTCCTGCACTCGCTGCCCGTGCACCTGCCCCTGTTGACCAGTGCTGTGGACTGCACTTTAACGCTTGTGGCCCCCAGAGGCTGTGCTGCTGTCAGGGTGACTGGCTGACGCCGTTGCCCACCCCTGCAGGTGCAGGGCCCCATATAGGCCAGTTATGGGTGAAAGCGACTGAAAGTCACTTGGCAGCCAGGCCCAGGACCTCAAAGACACGGGGTTGGGGAGGGTCCGGGGGGTGACCTCCTGATGCATCAAACACACGTGTGAAGGCAAGATTCTGAAGCCAGGAGTCTGAGGCCAAGGGCGCACGGTGCTCTGAGTGGTTCCGTGTGGAGATGCCAGAACCCTGAGGCGTGACGGCCATGTGAGCTGACGCAGCCTAGCAGGCCCACGTTCATCGTCTCCCTGGCCACGCTCCGAAGGCTCGGTGGCCACCTGTGAATGTGGCTGTGGTGCTGGACAGAACAGCTCTAGAGCATTCTTATCCTAGAGAGTTCTGTTGGGTGTTACTGCCACAGGCATAGAGACATGCCATGTGAGTGCAGGAGTCAGAACAGGAGGTGTCCTCATAGATATGAGCACAGTGACCCCTTGCTCCTCAGCAAGGGGCAGGCTGGTCCCTGACGGAGCCCCAGGGTGTAGAAACGGATTCCATCTGGTACCAACCCCAAAGGGAGCAGCGGAAGGGTGGATGAGCTGCCCCCACGGCTGGGAGCAGAAGGCCCGCGGTCCCTGTTGGAGGCCCTTCATGCTGGTCAGGGACACAGGCGAGGTGCACACGTCGTGGCACTGAGCACACAGCAGAGAAGAATGAGCACATGGTTGGGCTCACCAGGTATTCAACACCAGAGAGCAGCCCCCTGGCAGAAACACTAGCTATGTGGTTCCACCAGGCAACGCACATGAGTGTCAGCTTACTACCACTGCTGTCACTCCGATGCTATAAGCgcctcacacccactaggatggctgctatcaaaactggaaaatgaCACATATGGGAGCAGAGGTGAAGAAAGCCGAGTCCTGTGCATGGCTGGCGGGATGTGAAAGTGCAGCCGCTGTGGTGGTTCCTAAAAACATTAGAAATTGAATTACCATAGGGCCCAGCGGTTCTTCTGGGTGTGCATCCCGAAGAATCGAAAGCAGGGTCTCGAATAGATATCTGCACCCCGCTGTCCACAGCAGCAGGATTCACAGCAGCCAAGAGGTGGGAAGTAGCCTGGCTGTCCATCCACACAAAGGACTGTTATCCAGTCTTAACAAGGAACAGTCACACCGCAGGTATGAGGTGGTCATGGAGGACATTGtgctgaaataagccaggcagaaggaCAACTTCTGGGTGGTTCTGCGCCTAGGAGGTCCCTAGAGGAGCCGCAGCCAGAGACGGGATGTGGGGGGCAGTGGTGGAGGCTTTGTGTCGACGAGTTTTAGGTTGGGACAGGGGAGGTGGATGAGGGGTGGAGGGGACAGCTGCACATTGTGTGATGCACTTGAACTGTGCTCATAAGTGGGccaattttgttatgtatattctACAATAAAAGAGTGAATCTGTGTGTCAAGGGGCCCCCCAGTGAGACGAAAGGGGTAATGATTCCAGGAGTGTTTCTAGGAGAGCTGGAGACACATGACCCTGCCCTTGTGGCCAGGCCTGTGGCTGCACATGCCGAGGGCAGGGACACTGTTCCCACTAGGGGGTGTTCACCCCACATGCCTGCAGAGGACAGGGTCAGACCCAGTGGTGCAGAGGAAGTTTTGGGGAACTCCAGGGCCTCGGGCCGGCAGGGCTGAAGATGAGAGACTGGCCAAGGGCGCGGGTGAGCCACGGGAACAGTTAACCACTATGCCTCCCTTGCCTGGTGGGCGCCCTGCAGATGCCCCGGGGAGTGTTCAGATCCATCGCCAGAAGAAGCCGCGGGACGCCCCACGGGCAGTAGGGGCCAGCAAGGCAGACGGTGCTCCTCGGTGCTCCCAAGTATCCAAACTTGTGACTCAGCTTTCAGCCCAGAAACAGCCCTTCTCCAGGCAAAGGGTCTCCACCCTTGGCGGCCTGCGGCTTTCTTGGGGTGGGAGTTGGTTACTATGCGGCCTCGGAGCCCCCCAGCCTGTGGCTCTGACCTTCCAGGGGGTGGGAGTGTGCGGGTGTGTCTGCAAGCTCAGACTGCCCTGAGGGTTTTTGGCAGCTTACAGATTCTCGGGGACCACGGCCGGAACAGCATCACGCTGCAGAGGTCCCCGTGTGAGGCTCTGCTCCGTCCCCCGGGATTGGTCTCAGCGCCCCCAGGACTGGCAGTTTGTGGCTGACAACAAGGGTCAGCTGGGGTCGGGGAGACCACCCATGGCTGGCTTGGAGATCTCTGCAGGGCAAGGGTCTCCCTGGGAAAGGGCTGAGGGAGGGGCTGCAATCCCCGCCTCCCGCCCGGGAGCTCTCTGGGACCGCTGAACACCCAATCCCGTTAAGCTTTGGGGCCCAGCAGTCACTTTAGCCTCTGAATGGGCCCCACCTTTCAGGCGCCTCCAGCTGCCTCCTTATCTCCACCTGGGCGGAGCACCTCCAGACCACCCAGACCCCTCCTGTCTGATCTGCCCGTCTAGGGTGGGGCCGTCAGTTACTATTTGGAAAATGCTCCCAGGGCAGTTTTGATAAAGTCCTCTCAGAGCTGCAGGGATCCTGGTCCCCAGCCAAGGTCCAAGGTTTCAGACCCCCAGGTTGCGCTGCCCTGGGCTGCCCAGACCAGTTACCTTCCGGGGACAAATGAGCCATTTCCTCCGCGTCACTGGCTCTTCTGCACCTGTGCTCCGGAACCTCTGAGGAGTCCAGATTCTTGGACCCAGTTCAGCCAAGAGGCTCGTTCCTGGCCAGGGCAAGGGTGGGACCCTGGAGAACGCCCCGCCTATGTAGCCCAGAGACTGCTCACAGCCCCTAAGGGCTTACTGCCCCAGGGCCAGCCTACGCCTGTCCAGCTCAGCAGGTATCCCAGGAAGTGGGGGAGGGCCCAGCACTGCTGTGCTGTGCCGGGAAAGCTCCCAGTGGGCAGGGTCTGGGGACACCTCAGGACAGTGTGGCGTTTCTGGACCTGACCTCAGGCTCCACTGCCTCCCGGGAAGGTCCTGGCCACCAGAGAGGCACCCAGCCCACCGCAGGGCCCCCGCAGTGCTGGCCTTCCCGCCCCTCCCGTCTCAGGAGGCGGCTTAACCTCGCCGTGACCTCTGCGGGCCCCACCCACCCGGGCCAGTCCTACCTAGCACACGACCCGCAAACATTCACAGGACTAAATCTGAAAAAGCAACCTTTTTATTGAACGTACACCTGAGTTTGGAATGAGGGAGGGCCATAGGATGGGGTCGAGGCCGAGGGGGGTCAGGGACCTACAGAGGGGCCGGGCGCGGGTCCGACAGGACGCCCCGCTCGGCAGCGGCACTGCCCAGGATGAAGCCCACAGCCAGGGACACGGTCTGGTCGAATGAGCCGCGAAGCTGCTCCACGTGCTGGTTCAGGGTCAGCAGCTGGTCGCGCAGTGGGCCCAGGACGGCCACGATGTCACCCAGGTGGCCCAGGGTCTGCAGCAGGGCGGCATTCAGCGACGGGGGCGCGGACTGCGAGGGTGCCTGGTCCTCAGGGCGGCCGGGCACCGAGTCCGGGTCCTCGTGGGAGGGGTCGGGGGTCGGCGCCGGAGGGGAGCTGGGGACGCGGATGGGCGCGTGCTCCTCCCGGCGGCCGGATGTGGGGGCGAAGGTGGAGAGCGCCGTCGGGGAGCCCGGGGTGCGGGGATCGTCGGCAGACTTGGGAGAGGACCTGCCGAACCGGGGAGTCCAGGCGGGGTCCGCGTCGAGGTCTCGGCTGGCGGGCAGCAGCGGGGCGCCTGGAAGGCGGAGCGCGTGGTCGGGTCGGGTTCCCGGGCCCCGCCGCCCCTACCCACCCCACTCCGCCTACCTGGCTCGGCTGGCGCGTGCGGCGCGCGGCGGCCGCGCTGGGGGCGCCGGGGTCCGGGGGAGCGGCGGCCGCGCTGGGGGCGCCGGTGCCCGTCGTCGCCCAACAGCCCCATGAGCTCGCGGATCTGCGCGTCGAACGGCCCGGGCGGCTGGCCGTGGGCGTCGCGGAGCTTGTCCTTGAGAAACTTGTAGCGGCGGCGGCACTGGGCGGGCGTCCGCCGCACCTGCTGGCGGGCCAGCGCGGCGGACACGCGGCGGTAGGTGGGCAGCGCCTGGCGGCGGTCGAGCAGCAGCGCGCGCCACACGGGCGGCTGCAGCAGGGTCCCCAGCAGCAGCTCCGTCTCGCGGGCGCTCCAGGGCGTGCGCTGCGCCGAGCCCGGGGACACGGGCGACACGGGCGACCCGGGTGCCGCGGGCGGCCACGGGGACGCGGGCGCCGCCAGCGCGCCGGGCGACGGGGGCCGCTCGGGCGGGGTCCCCGGCGCGCCCTCGGCCGGCCTCGGCTCCGAGTCCGGGCTggcgggcggcggcggctcgcggggggcgggcggcggcggcctgCGGGGCCGGAGCAGCATCCTGGGGCGGCGCGCGCTCGGCGGGGGCCCTGGCGGGAGAGGCCGCCCACGCGCTCCGAGGACCCTGCGCGTCCGCCCTCCGCCGCGCCGAGCCGGGTCTacgcggccccgccccctccgcccAAGTTCAACGCGGCGGTGTTCCGGGCGCCGGAGGTCGCCGCTCACAGCGCGGCCCCGCCCGCCGGGGAGGGCCGGAGCGACGGAGGGGGTGGGCTTTGGCCTCCTGAACTCTCTGGACGGAGCGCCGGCGATTCTGGGAACGGGCGCTGGGGGCGAAGGGTTCAGCTCGTCCTTACGCAGGAGCCGTGCCCTTTCACCACCGCGCGGGTCAGGCCCCCGAACAGGCCAGCCCGGGAAGGTCCCCTGCGCCCCTGCTTTTTGCCTTTGTTGCGACCTAGTGCGTTGTTTGTAGCTATAACCATGTGCTGGCTCCGACCCTGCCTCTGGTGTGGGTTGAGTGTGTGCACGGGAGGTGGAGGTCATCGCCACGTCATCAGAATTAGTATCGTAATTCACAGGCTTAACGGAAAGAAGCTTCTTTACTCTCGCGAAGAGTACCTACAGCTAGCATTATGGTTAGTATGAAGTGTTGAGCGTTACCTCCCTGAGATTAGGGGACAAGGATGCCCAAGGTCACCGATTCTGTTAAACATTATTCTAGGAATGCTGGCCAgagcagtaagacaagaaaaaggaataagatGCATaaagactgaaaaggaagaagtaatgaTTTGTGGATGATGTCATTGTATGCaaggaaagtaaaataaactataaGCACATTaggactaataaatgaatttagcaaggCCATTAAATAGAGCAATAAACAAAACCCAATTGTCTTTTTGTGTACCAGCTACAGGAGTTTtatgaagctttttagtttgggaTAATTTAAGATTTACAGCCAGGTTTTGATGACAGCACAGCGCCCTCTTGCTTCCCTGGGCAAACATCTTGCCCAACCACGGCATGTCTGTCCAAGCTGAGGAATCAATATGACCGCGACACTATTGACTAACAAGCCCAGGCTGCACTGGGGTTTTACCAGGCTTTCCACCAAAGCCCCTTTTCTGTGCCCAGATCCCAGGCAGGGTGCTGTGCTCCGCCTCCTCAGCCTCCTCTCTGCACTGTGGCCGTTTCATGTCCTTTGATTTGGGATTATCTGGCATCTTCTGATTATCCTGGGGTTGTGGGTTTTTGGAATAAGACCACGGAGGGCACGTGTGTGACTTTGGTAGGGCTCACAGCGTGGTGCTCACCCTGATACCAGTCAAGGCAGTGCCTGCTGAGGCGGCCCGTCCCCAAGTCCACCCCACCTTGGGGGTAATAACCATGCTGCACCATGGAGGCACCTACACATGCTGTTTGGGATTCTCCTGGATTCTCTTCATTTGTTCACCTGCTCAGCTGCCCATTTCTCCGTGTGGCCTCCCGGATGCTTGTTACGCCTGGGCCACAGTCTGACACTGCTGTGTCCGGGTGCTCAGATCACCCAGCCTGGCTCAGACCACTCAGAGCCCCTCAcagctctctccctctttcccagcacccccacccatCCCACTCCAAGCACTTCTTGCTTTGTGGCACCACAAGGTGTTCCTGGCTCATCTACTTCCCCACCCAGCCCTACGATTAGCACTCAGACAGATTTTCCAGAGGTCTGTGGTCCTTTTTGGAGAATGGTGTCTGGGTATGGTACACCTGCTGCTACTGGGGTGTCACAGTTTCCAGCCAATGTTCCCAGGGGGATTTTGTCCCCCCCCAGGGATATTTGAAGGTGTCTTTGGTTGTCATAACTTGGAAGGGTGCCGCTGGCATCTAGAGGGTAGAGACTAGATGGCACAAAACCTCATGCAGTGTCCCAGAGGTCCCCAACAGAACTTCCGCCCAGGGTGTGTGCAGTGCTGTGACCTAGGACCCCTGTGCTGGCCCTACAGGGGCACGTGGGCAGGCACCTGTGTGCACTGACCCAGATGCCCACACGCCTGGGTGTATTTCTGTACCTGGGCACCTTGCACCTGCAGGGCATGTTCATTCTTGCCTCCCCCTGGCTTTTCAGCAGCTTCTCTCTGATAGCAGGAGGCAGGGCTCTCTCATTCTGGGTACCTATTGTTCCAGCATCCTTCGCCCGGTCAGCACGGTCACTTCCTGTCCAAACACCATTTCCCCTTGTTACTTAGGGTAACAAGGCTGCTGAGAGGCTTCTGGGGAGCTGGGGGCGGTGGGAAGGTGGGCCGCGCAAGGCATGTACATCAGCAAGGATTCCCGCTTCCTCTGAGCAGGCTTCCAGTGTAGCAACAGTAATGGAAACAACACGAAAGCCCCCTGTCCCTGAGGGTGAACCCCAGGGGCAGCCGTGGAGTCCTGCCCAAGTCTCAGCGACGGGAACAGCCTCTTCAAGGAGTGTTTCTGTGTTTGGGGCCAGGATGAGGGCGAGGGTGGGCTCCACGGCATTCCCTGTGACTGGGGCAGCTGGGTGGCCTGTGCCCCACCAGCCTGGGCACTGATTCCCGACTGTGGCCTGGCAGGGGTCCCACGGGCCCTCTGCAGGGGCGTGTGCTGATGCCCCGGTGGCCGCTGGGCCGGGCTgacatctctgtctctctgcagCTTACCCAGGGTGACCTTGGGCTCGCCCCCAGCATGGCCTCGGGCCATCAGACCGCGGATGCAGTGGGGGCTCCCCCAGAGCGTCGGTTCACTAGGCCAGACTCTGCTTAGCATAGGAGAGGAAGGTACAGGGTGGGAGCCTGGGGTCTGTGGCTCAACAGGGCTGTCAGTTCTCTGAAAGAAAAACCCATTGCTTTGATTGGACCTGGTGCCCTAAAGGGGACCCCAGTCTTCACAGTGCTTCATTCATGTCTCAGGAGGGAAGACGTCCTGGGCTTTAGTGATTTTAAGGTGGGTGAGGACCCAGGCCACCCGTGACCTGGACACCACAGCTCCTGTCCATGTGACAGGCTTACAGAGTTTTACCTTCCTATGGGGCAGGGGACTTTATTGTTCATTTTAGGACTTCCCTGCTGACTCACAGAAAACATCAATGGTGTATACCCCAAAACTCTGTGAACCCCTGGCCTTCCACCCCTCCTTTTCAGTGTCCCCCAGTCCTAAACCCTTCCCCCAGGACAGTCCCTGGTGACCATGCCCCACAGGAACACCCGCCATGGCCTGGGAGGGACAGCCGGCTGTGTGCCCACAGCtctgggggaggctgggtggtGGGCGTGCGGTGCAGGGCTTGCCGGTGGGAATGGCTGGGGATGCGCAGGGTTTGTGGCAGGACAGCCTTGAGGTCCTGGCACTGAGGCCTGGTGGCAACTGGCCTGGGCGGTCTGTGGTGTCCTCTGGAGGCAGGCAGAGCGGGTGCTGGCTCACAGGCCCCAGAGCTGTGGGGCTGGGCCTGCACCAGGAGCAAGCCACCTTCTGGAGCACCCCTGAATCTGTCCTTGTCCGGCCATGAAGGgttcccccaacccccaaggcAGGAGTCATTTTGGAGACAGACAAAACGAGCCATATGAAAAGCTGTGTCGgcagaaattattttgtttagaaaCCTGCATGTGGTGTCTGGGTGCCATGTGGACACTGCTCAAGTTGAAAGTTCCGTGGGTCCTTGTTCACAGGTCTTCACTGTTGGGGTGTTTGTGCTGGATGCTGGCTTCCATTCAGGCTTTGTGACACTGTCTTCGTTAAATTCAAACTCTGAAAATGGTCGAGAGGATTGGTAGAACATAATTCTCATAAAAAAGCCGAAGAAAGTGCACACATTTGCGTGGCCAAGGGGGCCAAGTCCCCTTTTATTCATTTAAGCAGAACCAGTGTGTCTCAAATGAATTTATGTGGGAAAGCATGTCTTGACattaaaaattcagtgtttttaTCACAACTAACAGTTTTCCTAGAAGTACCACTAGCTGGTTGCTCTAAAGAATCATAATTCCCAAACTCTAGAGAATAATCTTGGGTTTTGCAGGGATTAGCAGTGCAAGCACGTCCTCCCTGTTGTGGGATGTGACCTCACTGTCCTGGCCCCATGCCCCTGGCTGAGGGCATCTGCCACCTGCTGAGCAAATGCTCAGCACTCACTGTTTGGAAGCAGAACCCTGGAAAGGAGCAAACTTTGTTTTCCCTTAGTTCTGGCAAAGTGCCAGTGAGGGCAGGTTCGGGAGCCTGGTGTGGCGCGTGCATCGCATGCAGCTGTTGAAGCGGAGAGGCTGCAGCCCCCAGACGGGGTGGAGGGAACCCCTGTTTCAGGGCTGCTGTGGTGTCCTGCGTGCCCTCCCGGGAAACAGAGCCTGGGCCCAGGCACGCCTGCCTCACCAGGAGCTGCTATCAGAGGCGGGACACTGGGCACGCTGAGGCCCTGGGGCTTGCAGAGGTGCCAGTTAGGAGCTGCAAGGCGTTTACCAGCGGCAGGATGCTGGCTGTGGGCGGAGGCAACACCAGGCCTGCTGGGGGAAGGACGTGAGCCGAGCTGGACGGCAGGGGCCTGGCCAAGGAAGGTGTTGGCCTGGGGCACAGGTGCGGTTTTCTGGAAACCGCTTCCCCAGGTGGTCAGGGGAAGTTGGGGCTGCAGGTAGGAATGGAAGTAGGAGTGTGACCCCAAGTTGGGGCTTGACCAATGGGAAGCCTCAGGCTTCAGTGGAAGGTTCTGGAAACCCCGGGAACCTGTGGTTGGTATTGGGGTCAGAGGTCAGTCTAGGTCCTGGTTGCTGGACAGACCTAGGCCAGCCTTGTGAAAACCCTGCTCAGTGGGTGAGTTCACACACAGTGAGTCAGGGCGGCTGGGCATGTGGCCGGGGTGGGCTGGGTCACAGGGAGGTCTGAGAGGTGTAGGGAGGTGTGAGGCCCCTGGGGCTCACTTCAGTTCTGTTTCTGCTTTTAGATTTAAGCCACAACGGTGCAGGAACCCCCAGCCTCCCCTCTATCTGTGTTTCCCCTCGGTGAGCTGCTCTGAGCCTGTCTCTGGTGCCCTGCTGGCATGTGCCCACTGCCAGGTTGAGCCTCGGCTCCCCCGGGGGCTGTGGGTCCCCACCAAGTGGCAGTGTCCTGGGGCTCTGGGCCGGGAGCAGGTCCCTTCCTACCCCAGGCCTGCCCTGCTTGGAATCCCATGCCCAGACCCGCTGT
The genomic region above belongs to Manis javanica isolate MJ-LG chromosome 7, MJ_LKY, whole genome shotgun sequence and contains:
- the UTF1 gene encoding undifferentiated embryonic cell transcription factor 1; the protein is MLLRPRRPPPPAPREPPPPASPDSEPRPAEGAPGTPPERPPSPGALAAPASPWPPAAPGSPVSPVSPGSAQRTPWSARETELLLGTLLQPPVWRALLLDRRQALPTYRRVSAALARQQVRRTPAQCRRRYKFLKDKLRDAHGQPPGPFDAQIRELMGLLGDDGHRRPQRGRRSPGPRRPQRGRRAPHAPAEPGAPLLPASRDLDADPAWTPRFGRSSPKSADDPRTPGSPTALSTFAPTSGRREEHAPIRVPSSPPAPTPDPSHEDPDSVPGRPEDQAPSQSAPPSLNAALLQTLGHLGDIVAVLGPLRDQLLTLNQHVEQLRGSFDQTVSLAVGFILGSAAAERGVLSDPRPAPL